The stretch of DNA ACACACTCCACAACATACTCGCTTTCACAACGTCCCACAACAACAAAACCTCTCAAACAACCCTACTTCCTCGCCATAATCTCAATAATGTCGCCGTTCTCAAGCACATGATCTTTCCCCACAGGAAGCTTCGTCCTCACATTAATCGCCTTAATAAAATTATTCCCGAAATCGGAATGCAACCGGTAAGCAAAATCAAGCGCCGTCGCTCCTTCCTCCATCAAAAAACAATCAGGAAGCACCCTGCCTTCGCTATCCTCAAGCTTTCCCACCCCGCCAGGAAACACTGCCTTTCTCTTCAATAAAGTAAAAACTGCTTGGTTAAGCACGTCCTGCACCCCTGTCGAACCAAGAACGCCAAGCACCTTCTCGCGAATGAACGCCAAAGCAGACCTTTGCCGATCTGAAAGCCCCGCCTCATTCTTCACAACAAACTCCCGCTCCCCCGGAATGTACTCAATCAACCCTTGCTTAGCCGCCTCGCGCAGCGCCAACTCAGACTCTGCAGAACAAGGAATAATCAACACATCCGGAAAAGCAGCCCTCAGCCGTTCTACTTGCTCCAACGCCCCGGGCATGTCTGCCTTGTTCGCTGCAATGAGCATAGGCTTTGTTTTTCGCCGTAAAAACTTGGCCAAACCAAACAAGGCCTCCTCCGTCCACTCAAGCGGAGGAACCGTCAACAAAGCCGCTGTTTCAAGCGCCTCCTTCACTAACTCTTCGTCAACACCAACGCCGGACAACTGCTTTGCAAGCGCCTTGACAATATCCCCACGCGTTTGCTGAACACTCCTCGCAAACTTTTCCCACCCCTTCTTCAAAATGCTCAAGAACCAAAAATCCAATTCTCGATCCAAGAACCGCACATCCTCAAGAGGATCATAACCCCCAACACCCACGAACTCTCCTTTCTCGTTTGTAGAACCGGAGGCGTCAACAACGTGGACCAACGCATCAGCCTGGTTTAAATCATTCAAAAACTGCAAACCCATTCCCTCTCCCTGATGCGCCCCCGGAACGAGGCCTGCCACGTCAATTAAATCAACCGGAACAAAGCGAAACGGACCTGCAACAAAACCTGTTCGAGGATTGCTCACCTTCCCAAACGCCCGAGCAGGATCCTCCACCCTCACGAACCCAACCGCCCGATTAGGCTTGATCGTTGTGAAAGGATAATTCGCGATTTCAACCTCAGCAAGCGTTGCCGCCTTAAAAAACGTCGACTTTCCACAACTCGGCTTCCCAACAATACCGATGAGCATGCCTTCTCAGAAGACACTCCAAACTTTTAAATATTCCTTCCCCTCTTCAAGACCGAAAAAGACCAACCGCCCAAAAAATAACGCGAACAAAACAACCCATGAGCATCACCGCCTTTTTCAAACAATACCTCCTGCGCAAACAACAGCGAAAACTCTACCTTGCTCTTCAAGACATTCTTCAAACCAACCTGGGCAACCTCCTCTCCCAAGACCCGCAAGAAATCCTCCCGACAGCCCCGCTCAACATCGCCCTCAAACGCATGATTGAACGAGGAAATTCCTTTCTCCTTGTTCTCGACAAAAACAAGCCCCTCGGCATCCTGCGCGAGAAGGCCTTCCTTGAAGAACGCGCGTTCAACAAAAACTTTCTCAACCTCCCTGTCAAGTCCTGCATGGAGCCCGTACCGCCTATTCTAGCAAACGAGGCAACACTCCACGAAGCCATGGAAAGCGCGGTCCAACACCAACACACCGAAACGCTCGTCAGGCTCCCTAACAACAACCTCGGCGTCGTCTCCCTCCAAGCCATCGCAGAACGAATCGATAGACATTACAACGACCTTATCGAGAACATCGACATCCTCCCCAAAGTCAAAGACTTCACCTTTGCTCCCGCAATCTGGGTAGACTACGACACCCCGCTCCTCCAAGCAAGACGCCTCCTCCTGACCAGCCCCTCAGGAAGCCTCCTTGTCAGGCCACCCGACGACTTTATTCTCAAAGGCATTATTACCGAAAGAGACTTCATCTCCGAATTCTACAAGTATGGCGCAGAGTTCTCTCGCTTCCTCTGCAAAAACATCATGAACAGCCCCGTCGTCACCATCCGCCCCGAAACAGACATCTTCGAAGCCAACAGGGTCATGCTCAAGCAAGGATTTCGCCGGCTTCCCGTCACTGAGACCAACAGGTACCTCGGAATCATCACCCCTCTCCAACTCTTCGACTGCCTCATCAAAACCTACCACCAATTCACGAGGAAACAAATAACGAGCCAAGCGAGACCGCAAGGAAAACAAAAGCCAGGAAAGGAAGCAAAGAAAAACAAGGCACCCAGGAAGCCCTCTCGAGAAAAAACAAACGCTAAGAACTCTTAAAAGAAAAACGCTCAGCACTGGCAAAAGCTCCTTGCAACGCCACAAAACTTAAATACAACACCCATATTTGAAGCAACGAAAGCCTTGAGCACTCCGGGGGTGGTCACGTGAAACCAACTGTAGTCATCGTCGAAGACGATGCCAACATCGCACTTGCTGAGAAAATGATTCTTGAAGAGCACTACGACGTCCACGTCGCTCACGACGGAAAAGAAGGGCTCGGCCTTATCAAAACCCTCAAGCCAGACCTCGCCATCCTAGATGTCATGATGCCCGCCATGGACGGTTTCACCCTCTGCAAACACATAAAATCTGATGAAAACCTCAAGAAAACAAAGGTCGTCATGGTCACAGCAAAGAACCAAGAACGAGACGAAGCACAAGGGTTAGAACTCGGAGCCGACGACTACATCATGAAACCATTCGAAGATATTGAGCTTCTCCATGTCGTGCGCCAAGTCCTCAACCAAGCATGATTCTGCACGACCTCCTCACCACGTACCACCGCACCAACGCGTTTCTCGCAACCAATGCAGGACTCCTTTTCATCTCAACTATTGAAACTGTCTTGTTCTTCCTCATCACCTACATGCTCCTCAGTGAACTGCGGAGGACAGAGCAAAAAATATTCCTCAAACGCCTCATCCTCTCCTTCACAGCGTTTTTTCTAGGAGCGACCCTCCAAGCAGCAACCCTTGCCATACACGTCTTCGCTAACAATCCATCCTACTACGCCATGACTATTGGCATTATCAACACGCTCAAGCTAGCTGGCGTCGTCCTCATCACGAATGCTTTCATCAACCCCCAAACGGCGCGCACAATACTCAACAGAAAAACACTCGCCGAACTCACCTTCGTTTTTCTCGTCAGCGCCGTCCTCCACATACTCGCCGTTGCGACAGAACAACTCGCCCTCACCTCCAACACGCTCACCTTCTTTTTCGAAACCTTCACAGCAATCTTCGCGCTCCAAGCAGTCATCATCGTCGCACAAAGCAAACAGCACTACGGTAAATACGCGTTTTCAATCGCACTCGCATTTCTCTTGCTCTCCCTCAAGCCCTTGCTCATAATTATCAACGTCCTATTTTTCGAGTCGCAGGCACAAAGACTGCTCATCGTTGCACACCCCCTCCCCCTCCTAGCAACCCTTCTTCTCTTCCGAGTCGTTTATCTCAGACTGGTAGACAAAGCATCACTCCGTGAACGCCTCGCGAAAGCAACCACTCTGTACGAAAAAGAAAAAGAAATAGGAAAGCTCAAAGAAGAGTTCCTTGACCTTGTCAGCCACGAGTTCCGCACACCCCTCACCACCATAACCCTCTACACAAAGTTCTTGCAAAACCACACGACCAACGAAGGCAAGCGCTTCCTCTCGGTCCTTCAACAAGAAACCTCCAGGTTATCAGAACTTGTCAACGACCTCCTCGACATAAGAAAACTCGAACAAGGAAAGATGAAACTCAAGCCCAAACTGGTAGCAATCAAAGAACTCATCGCCGCAGCCGCCCCTCCCGCCCTTGCAGAATCCAAACAGCTCACCCTCTCAATCCGCGCACCAAAAACGCTGAAAGCCCACGTAGATCCCGACCTTTTCAAGCACCTCATCCAAAACCTCTACAGCAACGCGATAAAGTTCACGCCAGAAGGAGGAGCAATAACCATCTCTGCGAGGCGTTCTTCAACAAGAAAAAAAGCTTCTGCACCTGCGGCTTCCAAGAACAGCATAGAAATCAAAATCAAAGACACTGGCGTCGGGATCCCCAAGCAAGACCTCCCCCACCTCTTTGACAAGTTCTTCCAGTCAGGACATCACCTCACCAGAACACAGAAAGGCACAGGACTAGGCCTCGCCATTGTAAAAGAAATCGTGGACCTTCACCGAGGAACCATAACCGTAGCGTCAACCCCGGGCAAAGGGACAACATTCACTATAACCATCCCGCAACCAATACCAACAAAACACAAACAACCCCGAAAACGGGCTAAAGAACCGCGCTAATAACGCCCGATTCGCCATTCACAAAAAACAAACGCAACACCTTCCCCTCCCCTCCCCACTGCTTTGCAAGCAACGCCCTAATTTTTCGAAGCTGCCTCGCCGCTTTCACTTGCCGGGCAGAGCACTTCACCTCAAAAATATGCACTTCATCATCCTTAATACCAATAACGTCAATCTCCGCAAGCATCCTAGGACGCTTCCCTCGAGAAAACAGAGGACAATGCGTGTAGATTTCGCGATACTGACCTCTCAGCCTCTCAGCCAGCGCCACTACGTACGTGTCGTGTAGGTCTATACGCAATCACCACGAATCCGGGAGAGTGCTCCCTCGCCCCTGCGACGCCGCAAAAGAAGGCAAGGGGCACTAACTCAAAAAACCTTAAACAATCAACCCAACAAAACCAGTATAAAAACTTTATGGAAGCCTTTAAAACAAGAATCAGAATCCAAAAGCCATGTGCGCACAAAAACAACTCCGACCTCCGCAAACACCCCTCTCCTCAACGACGCAGGCGCCCTCCCTTGCAGCGACGTTCACGGAAACGATAACCACCGGGCCACTCCCCAAAGGATGCGTTCTCTGTGCCCAAGGCAGAAAAAGTGTTCTCTATGTCACCGGGCTCTGCCCGCGAGCCTGCTTCTACTGCCCCCTTTCTGAAGAGAAAAACAAAAAAGATATCACCGCCATCAACGAATGGGAAACAAAAAATACAGAAGATATCATCCAAGAAATAACGCTCTGCCAATCACGAGGCCTCGGCATCACCGGTGGAGATCCACTCATGCGCATTGAGCGCACAACTTCTCTCATTACCGCCTGCAAGCAAGCCTTCGGCCCCGACTTTCACATCCATCTCTACACCAGCCTCAACCTCTTCATACCCAAACTGCTCCAACCCCTCTTTGAAGCAGGGCTTGATGAAATCCGAATCCACCCCGACCTTGAAAGCACCACCCTCTGGGAGCGCATCCCCAACGGTTCTCGCTATTCCTGGACGTTCGGAATTGAAATACCCGCACTGCCCGGGAAAGAAGAAACAATCCGACGCCTCATCACATACGCCAAAGACCACGTGTCCTTTGTCAACCTCAACGAACTCGAAACCAGCGAAACGAACGCGCAAGCACTCGCCAAACAAGGACTCAGAAAACTCCCCGGAACCACCCACGCGATAGAAGGATCCAGAGCCACTGCCTTACGCATCATAGACTACTGCAAACAAGAAAAACTCACCCCTCCCCTCACCATCCACTTCTGCCCTTCCCGCTTCAAAGACGCCGTGCAAATGCGAAAACGTCTCCTGCTCAGGGCACAAAGCGTGAAACACCCGTTTGACACTATCACAGAGGACGGCATGCTCAAGCGAGGCGTTCTCTACCCTGACACGCTCGTCCCAGGAACCCGATACCGAGAACGCCTTGCCAAACACCGAAAAGAAGCCCTCGCACATCTTCACCGCATCAAAGCACGCATAACAGCCCAGCACCGCATCAACCCCGCAACGCTCATCATTGATGAAAACAAGCCGCGCATCATCTGCCCTGAAAAAACAGCAAAGCGGCTCGTCCCCGCGCTTCGCCACCTCGGCCTCGTCGCAGCCGTCGTAGAAGAATACCCGACCAAGGACGCCCTTGACGTAGAAATAACGTTTCTTTGAATCCCGACACGGCACGAAGAACAACAAAAAAATCAACAAAGCACGCGCCCAACAAACACCTACTTAGCCTTTCGTTGAAAAGAACGAATGCGCTTTTTTAGCGAAGGATCGGCATCTTTGAGAATGCGTGCAATGAGCTCTTGCTTGTACGCGTTGAACTCGTCACTCATGACCTTCACAACGCTCTGCTTCTTTTTCGAAGCAGAAGCTTGCTTTTTCAGATTCTCAACTTGGCCGCTTTGTTTCTCCTCTCCTGCTTTACCCCGCTTCTTCCCTGAAGCCCTCTTTTTTTTCGTCACGGACGATGCGCGCTTGCGCTTAGGCAAACGCTTCTTCTCAGCAGCAACCGCAGATTTCTTCGAAGACGGCTTAGGAAGAACGGAGGACACCCCTCCCCCCTCCTCTGTCAATGCATTAATCATGAAAATACGGTGGGCCAAGGCGCGCACAACATCTTCTTTTTGACGAAGCGGGGCGAGATCAGCGGCGAGCTCACTGTCACCAATAACCTGCTCGACCCACGGCGCGAAAAAGTTCCCCTCACTGTGAAACTGCTCGTTTACCTCTTCCTCGCTCATGCGCTCCAACAAGAACTTCAACTCCTCAATACTCGCCGCACGATCGTTACCCAGCCGATACTGCAACTCTTCTTGCTCAACCTTCCGTAAAAATCGCCGCATACCCTTACCTTCGCCCACGCCCCTATTTAAATCTTACGTCGAAGCAAAAAGCGTCTCACCTCCAAAACACCCTCCCCAAAACCTTCTTAAGCAAAGAACTCCTCCCTCAGCACCCATTCCAACAAAATCACCGAATTCACCACACATTACAAGAAAAAAACAGAATAACGATGAAGGGCGCGGAACACCAACGAGAACGCAAGGAAGCCAGGACCGGGCATGAAAAGGCATCCCTCGCGAAGGAACCTTGGATTTTCAAATACCAGCCAAGAACGACTAAGGACGTTATAGGTCAAGAGGAAGCGGTCAAGAAGGTTGAAACCTACATCCAAGCATACAAACCAGGAGGAAAAGCCCTTCTCCTAGCAGGCCCAACCGGGAGCGGCAAGACGGCAACCGTCCACGCCATCGCAACCGAACACTCAAGGGAAATTCTCGAAGTCAACGCGTCAGACACGCGCAACAAAGACCAACTGTTTACCATTGTCGGCCAAGCAAGCAAGTCCATGAGCATCTTCGGGACCGGAAAGATCATACTCATCGATGAAATCGATGGCCTGGCAGGAAACAAAGATAGAGGCGGGGCGCTAGCCGTTGCAGAACTCATCAAACAATCAAAACACCCCATTATTCTCACGACCAACGACCTTTCACCTCAAAAACTCAAGCCAATCCGCAAACAAACAACCACCGTCCTCTTCCCCCCTGTTGACACCAATACCATCACGGCTCACTTGGAGTACATCTGCCGACAAGAAAACATCACAGCCCCGAAAGAAGCCCTCAAAACACTCGCGAGACGCTCGAACGGGGACGTACGCTCAGCAGTCAACGACCTCCAAGTCCTCTGCGCTTCAGGAACGCTGGACACGAGCCTGCTCGACATCATCGCCCAACGCGACCGGACAGAAACCATGCTTCACGCCCTCCTACGCGTCTTCAAAACAACGCAGGCGAACGTCGCTCTCGGAGCATTCGACGAGGTGAACGAAGATCTCGACAAAATCTTCCTTTGGATGGATGAAAACCTCCCCAGAGAATACACCCGTCCTGAAGACATCGCAAAAGCATATCACGCACTTGCCCTTGCAGACCGCTTCTTTGGCCGCATCAAACGATGGCAACACTACCGCTTCTACGTCTATTGCTACATCCTCCTTTCAGCAGGCATCGCCCTCGCAAAGCAAGAACGCTACCAAGCCACCAACGCCTACCAAGAACCCAAACGCATCCTCAAACAATGGATGGCCAAGCAAAAAAACTTCAAAAAACAGGCTATCGCAAGCAAACTCGCCGACGCGACCCACACAAGCACGAAGCGCGCCCTCCAAGAAACGCTTCCTTACTTTCGCCTTACGTACCAGCACGCAACACACGCAGAGAAAAAACACCTCGCAGACAACCTTGACATCACCCCTGAAGAACAAGCGTGGCTCGAGCAACGCAATTGACTGCACAAACTGACTGCCCAGACTGCACGAAAACATGACAGGCAAAAAAAACAACACCCAAACCAAAGGCATCATAATCGGCGGAAAATTCGGAGAAATACTTGCACGACAAAAATCAACCACGACGCTAGAAATCGGGGAACTTCTCATCGCAGAAACACCGGAACAACGCATCCTCTTCCAAGTCTACGACCTCCTCTTCGGGTCGCAGCTCAGCCAACAAAACCTCGAACTCATCAGCGGCATGAACCTCGAAGAACACCAAGCAAGCATGGAATTCCTCGAACCACACGAACGAACCTACACCCTCGCCTTCATCAAAGCCCTCGCGACGCTGAAAGGAAGAACAATCCGAACCGCAAAAACCCTTCCTGCTTTCTTCTCCCACCTCCGCGATGTCCAAGAAGAAGACCTCGTCTTCACCACCCCCCCAAACCCCCTCTTCGTCGGCAACCTCCGATCAGGATCCAAACAACTCGACATACCCATCAACCTCCCAGGGAGAGAAACACTCACCCACCATATTCTCATACCCGCAACGACAGGAAGAGGCAAGAGCAACCTCATGAAAGTCATACTCTGGAACTTGGCGAGCGAAAACTACGCAGGAGTTCTTGTCTTGGACCCTCACGACGAATACTACCGAGGATCCCACGCCCTCAGCAACCACCCCAACAAGAACAAAATCGCCCACTACTCCCCAAACCCGTCCCCCGGCCAACCAACGCTCACGATCCACACGTCACTCATCCGCCCCGAACACTTCGACGGAGCACTCTCCTGGAGCACCGCCCAAAAAGAATGCATTACAGCATACTACAAAAAATTCAAAGAACACTGGATCGAGGCCATCATCAAAGCAGAAGAACTCGATCAACAAGTTGTTTTTCGAGAAGAAACCGCCGCTGTTGTCAGGAGAAGACTTATCAACACGCTCGGCATCACCTACAAAAACAACACGCCAACAACCTCAGCAAGCCCTTTCAGCTTCCATTCAGGAACAACCACCATACGCGACGTCCTCTCCCGTATTGAAGAAGGATCCATCGTTGTCATCGACACAAGCAGCTTCAGCGGCGCACAAGAAATACTCATCGGCAGCATGTTCGCTTCCGCCCTATTTGCGTCATACAAGCGCCACAAAGCGAGAGGAGCTCTAGAAGAAAAGCCTGTTGCAGTAATAGTCTTGGAAGAAGCCCCCCGCGTCCTCGGCAAAGAAGTCCTCGAACAAGGACCAAACATATTCAGCACCATTGCAAGAGAAGGGCGAAAGTTCAACCTCGGTATTGTCGCAATCACCCAACTCCCCTCCCTCATTCCCCGCCAAATTCTTGCAAACATGAACACGAAAATCATCTTAGGAACGGAAATGAAGCCAGAACGCCAAGCTATCATTGAGAGCGCAGCCCAAGACCTCAGCAAGGACGACAGGGCCATCGCCTCTCTTGACAAAGGAGAAGCAATAATAACCAGCAACTTCACCAAATTCGCCATTCCAGTTGCCATACCCTACTTTCCACACTACGCGGCATCAACAACGCAACAACACGCCCCTGCTAAGAGTGTCAAGAAAGCATTTGCAGGAATCAAGACTCAACAATAAACAACAAGGAGCACCGAACCACAAGAAAAAAA from Candidatus Woesearchaeota archaeon encodes:
- a CDS encoding CBS domain-containing protein, whose product is MSITAFFKQYLLRKQQRKLYLALQDILQTNLGNLLSQDPQEILPTAPLNIALKRMIERGNSFLLVLDKNKPLGILREKAFLEERAFNKNFLNLPVKSCMEPVPPILANEATLHEAMESAVQHQHTETLVRLPNNNLGVVSLQAIAERIDRHYNDLIENIDILPKVKDFTFAPAIWVDYDTPLLQARRLLLTSPSGSLLVRPPDDFILKGIITERDFISEFYKYGAEFSRFLCKNIMNSPVVTIRPETDIFEANRVMLKQGFRRLPVTETNRYLGIITPLQLFDCLIKTYHQFTRKQITSQARPQGKQKPGKEAKKNKAPRKPSREKTNAKNS
- a CDS encoding ATP-binding protein, producing MTGKKNNTQTKGIIIGGKFGEILARQKSTTTLEIGELLIAETPEQRILFQVYDLLFGSQLSQQNLELISGMNLEEHQASMEFLEPHERTYTLAFIKALATLKGRTIRTAKTLPAFFSHLRDVQEEDLVFTTPPNPLFVGNLRSGSKQLDIPINLPGRETLTHHILIPATTGRGKSNLMKVILWNLASENYAGVLVLDPHDEYYRGSHALSNHPNKNKIAHYSPNPSPGQPTLTIHTSLIRPEHFDGALSWSTAQKECITAYYKKFKEHWIEAIIKAEELDQQVVFREETAAVVRRRLINTLGITYKNNTPTTSASPFSFHSGTTTIRDVLSRIEEGSIVVIDTSSFSGAQEILIGSMFASALFASYKRHKARGALEEKPVAVIVLEEAPRVLGKEVLEQGPNIFSTIAREGRKFNLGIVAITQLPSLIPRQILANMNTKIILGTEMKPERQAIIESAAQDLSKDDRAIASLDKGEAIITSNFTKFAIPVAIPYFPHYAASTTQQHAPAKSVKKAFAGIKTQQ
- a CDS encoding sensor histidine kinase; this encodes MILHDLLTTYHRTNAFLATNAGLLFISTIETVLFFLITYMLLSELRRTEQKIFLKRLILSFTAFFLGATLQAATLAIHVFANNPSYYAMTIGIINTLKLAGVVLITNAFINPQTARTILNRKTLAELTFVFLVSAVLHILAVATEQLALTSNTLTFFFETFTAIFALQAVIIVAQSKQHYGKYAFSIALAFLLLSLKPLLIIINVLFFESQAQRLLIVAHPLPLLATLLLFRVVYLRLVDKASLRERLAKATTLYEKEKEIGKLKEEFLDLVSHEFRTPLTTITLYTKFLQNHTTNEGKRFLSVLQQETSRLSELVNDLLDIRKLEQGKMKLKPKLVAIKELIAAAAPPALAESKQLTLSIRAPKTLKAHVDPDLFKHLIQNLYSNAIKFTPEGGAITISARRSSTRKKASAPAASKNSIEIKIKDTGVGIPKQDLPHLFDKFFQSGHHLTRTQKGTGLGLAIVKEIVDLHRGTITVASTPGKGTTFTITIPQPIPTKHKQPRKRAKEPR
- a CDS encoding replication factor C large subunit produces the protein MKGAEHQRERKEARTGHEKASLAKEPWIFKYQPRTTKDVIGQEEAVKKVETYIQAYKPGGKALLLAGPTGSGKTATVHAIATEHSREILEVNASDTRNKDQLFTIVGQASKSMSIFGTGKIILIDEIDGLAGNKDRGGALAVAELIKQSKHPIILTTNDLSPQKLKPIRKQTTTVLFPPVDTNTITAHLEYICRQENITAPKEALKTLARRSNGDVRSAVNDLQVLCASGTLDTSLLDIIAQRDRTETMLHALLRVFKTTQANVALGAFDEVNEDLDKIFLWMDENLPREYTRPEDIAKAYHALALADRFFGRIKRWQHYRFYVYCYILLSAGIALAKQERYQATNAYQEPKRILKQWMAKQKNFKKQAIASKLADATHTSTKRALQETLPYFRLTYQHATHAEKKHLADNLDITPEEQAWLEQRN
- a CDS encoding radical SAM protein, yielding MCAQKQLRPPQTPLSSTTQAPSLAATFTETITTGPLPKGCVLCAQGRKSVLYVTGLCPRACFYCPLSEEKNKKDITAINEWETKNTEDIIQEITLCQSRGLGITGGDPLMRIERTTSLITACKQAFGPDFHIHLYTSLNLFIPKLLQPLFEAGLDEIRIHPDLESTTLWERIPNGSRYSWTFGIEIPALPGKEETIRRLITYAKDHVSFVNLNELETSETNAQALAKQGLRKLPGTTHAIEGSRATALRIIDYCKQEKLTPPLTIHFCPSRFKDAVQMRKRLLLRAQSVKHPFDTITEDGMLKRGVLYPDTLVPGTRYRERLAKHRKEALAHLHRIKARITAQHRINPATLIIDENKPRIICPEKTAKRLVPALRHLGLVAAVVEEYPTKDALDVEITFL
- a CDS encoding response regulator yields the protein MKPTVVIVEDDANIALAEKMILEEHYDVHVAHDGKEGLGLIKTLKPDLAILDVMMPAMDGFTLCKHIKSDENLKKTKVVMVTAKNQERDEAQGLELGADDYIMKPFEDIELLHVVRQVLNQA
- the ychF gene encoding redox-regulated ATPase YchF encodes the protein MLIGIVGKPSCGKSTFFKAATLAEVEIANYPFTTIKPNRAVGFVRVEDPARAFGKVSNPRTGFVAGPFRFVPVDLIDVAGLVPGAHQGEGMGLQFLNDLNQADALVHVVDASGSTNEKGEFVGVGGYDPLEDVRFLDRELDFWFLSILKKGWEKFARSVQQTRGDIVKALAKQLSGVGVDEELVKEALETAALLTVPPLEWTEEALFGLAKFLRRKTKPMLIAANKADMPGALEQVERLRAAFPDVLIIPCSAESELALREAAKQGLIEYIPGEREFVVKNEAGLSDRQRSALAFIREKVLGVLGSTGVQDVLNQAVFTLLKRKAVFPGGVGKLEDSEGRVLPDCFLMEEGATALDFAYRLHSDFGNNFIKAINVRTKLPVGKDHVLENGDIIEIMARK